Below is a genomic region from Triticum dicoccoides isolate Atlit2015 ecotype Zavitan chromosome 5A, WEW_v2.0, whole genome shotgun sequence.
TAATATCAGTAAGGTATAAGTAAATCATAATGTTGCATAGAAATTTAGATTCGGGcctcaggaggtagaaccgtcccaaagGAATCCAAGAGAAAAAGGTAAAACAATGCCACAGTTGGATGTCTTCGCGacgccacacaaagggctttacttCAATTGGAATTAAAGGCAAAGGGAATTCTAGGTGCTAGAACCGTCCGGTGAATTCCAAAAGAAAATAATATATGAGCCAgtcaggtgtctgaagcgacgcctcgaaaggtcttgaaaataaatgccacagtcgggtgtctgaagcggcgcctcataaagggcttacaaGAAAATAAAaacacgagtatccaggtggtaaaACCTTCCCAGAGATACTCAACAATTAATATAAGAgaaagggttagtccataataacatTAGTGATCACAATCTTCCATCGTAAATCATAACCAGTTTCTGATTTAGTTCCTTTTTCCTCTGAAGaccaacactaagaccgacacttgaccgatcctagactgtagtccttaaccgcggacacggctatttgaataggttttatactctgcagaggttgtacccTTTACCCACAATTTCTTTAGTCAACACCGAGACATTGACTAATTCCAGTTACAACCTTTCGGTTGACAACACACCTAACTAGCACACACCAACTTAAATTTCCTGATGTCGAGAATCACCGAAAGCATCTCTCAAGAAAACTCTAAGACGGAGAGGTCACAACCTTGCATGGGATCGCAATTTATACCGCGCGCTAACTAAGGGGTGCCCTCCTCTCGGCCTccgccggaaacacccatgccccctgacccgaTGACTGGCATTATTCCTGGAACCGGGAAACCCGCATCATGGCCCTCTGTATGGTGTGCGCGGGaaaggggttaacaacttactAAATCGTACCCTAGCTATGGAAGGGACAAGTGGGAGCATGaatcaagtatgggggttaccggaacatgaTTCGATCTATGGTCAACTCAGGAGATTTATATTTTCTTGCAATGATTAGCACAATATATTTCCTTGGTGGCACCCAACAGGGCCACCCCATGGCATGTCCCAACATGCACTCACTATTCATACTCGTCACAACGAGATCCATGTCTCACGGTCACTTTCACTAGTGACAGATTCTTTCCTACATGTTAGTCACAACAAATATAGCCATGGGTGTCACGAGGCAATAACCACATCCACATGATTTCATGTCATGTCTAAGTGAAACAATTCTATCAAAGAATCCTCACATGCCTAAATATCATTATGCAAATTTTTATTTGAATTACCATACACATGATCAAAATTATTCTAGCAAGCAAACAACCAAACTTTCACCATATCAAGTGTTAAAGGTGCTTGCCTTGAGCATGCAGAAAGGTTGGGTGTAGTTCACAAGCTttgaaaacatcatgttccctccaCTTTCCTATTTTCAAAATAATGCAAATCTCACATAAAACCATAATAGTACAAAAAGTTGTTTGTAAATTTTTGAAATAAATACTAAGATAAATTAGATAAAATTTTAGgaataacagaaaaagaatcaagttgtTTGGAGTTGTGCTTTAAAAACTAAAGGCGGTCAAAGTTGTAGTCAAATCTATTTTTAATTTAAAACTTAAAAAGAAAACGGTCCGGACATAAATACGTCTCCCTGCAGGGTAAACGTACTAAGCCGAACGCGCCAGCGATTTAGACGGAAAAGAATAGAATCCTGGCATATGGGTCCCCCCGTCAGGTTTGAAAATCGCGGGCGAGAACAGAGGGGAGGAGGGGGTGGTCACTGGCAGCGATCGACGACGATCCAGGGGATGGCGGTGGTGCAGGTGTGCACAGGGTGCTTGTCCGCATCGGTGGGTGGTGTATTTGGTCGCCGACGAGCAGCGTAACGACGGCGAGGTcgactccggcggacggcggcttcgggtgatgTGGGATCTCATCAGAGGGACCTCCGAACGTCAAATTGACGCACGGGTCAGATGAAGAAACGTATTTTGAGGCTACTGGTGAAATttgggaggtggaggtggaggtggacgaACGGCGTCGGTTTCTTCTCGGGATCAAAGGCGGatcgggcggccggagttggggaagaagacctccccgaggCCGTTAGATCCCTCTGGTGTGCGATTGGGAATGGGTGGAGGTGGTGTGTGCTCAAAACGGGGCTTGGATTGCCGTTTTAAAACCCGAGCGGCGATGATAGGAGACGATCGGATCACGCCGGAGTTGATTTGGCCGGTGGAGGTAGCTATGGCCGATGCGCGTGGACGGTGGGTGTCGATGTGATCGGTGGAATCTCCTCAAAGCGCCAGCGCGCTCGATTCCAAGCTCCACCGCCTCGCCCACAGTGAATCTCCCGTACGGCCATGGCGGACGACGCCAACTCCGGCGACTGACAACAGGGCCTGAGCTGTCTAGACGGTGGTCTGGTGTCGCGAGGTAGTGCCGCGTGGAGGAAGGGGTAGGCCTCGGTAGTGCGGGGTGTAATGGCGCGTCGGTGGCAGTGGCTAGCTGGCGGCTGCCCGTGGCTTGGCCGGCGGCCATTGCACCGGTCTGGTGCCCCGCTGGTCGGTGCTATCGACTGGCGAGTGGGTCAGGGCGTAGTCTAGAAGGTTTGCAATGAAGGGGAGGAAGAGCTCCTCTGATTTTTTTCCCAAAATCAGTATGGTGCACAgaaggtgttcgacgaaatgccaatgCTAGCTAGgcatttttgaaaaatttgaaactttttgtggaGGCTCTCTGATGCAGTTCTAAGATGCTGTAAAAGTTCCAgaattgttggagtaggagagattgGGTTTTAAGCAAGGAATATGAATCtggtccaaatttcattcaaatggaatttgaattatttgaactaTGGACCTGAATGTTTTTTAAGAAATTGAATGAGGGTAGTGATGTTTTGTTGTAGTAGGATTTGTGAGGCCAGAAGTGCTAAGGAGATCATAGTTCCTTTGCAATCCACAAGAATCAATAATTGTTGGAAAATTGGGTTTAGAAATAATTTGAATAACAAAAGAAATTTTTGTGTGGGTAGAATGAGGTATGGATTCTGCCATAGGGCAGGGGAGGTGCTTGAGAACACATTTTGAAATAAATTTGGGTCTAAAAGGGCCCCAgcttttaaaaaaaaataaaaaaaattagacaATTGAAGAAAAAATTACTTCCATAATAATTTAAAATATGAAACTTTTCAGGATATTTGTGAAAAGAAAACCATCATATATAAATCACAAGAAAACTTTAAACACCAAAAGAAATTATTTGAATTAGTTTTAGTGCAACAAAAACATTCTAAAGTTTAAAAAATACCATAAAAGATAATCTTTGGGCAAACTTTTATTATGGAAATATTTCTTACTGAATTTTAAAAGTAAAATGAAATGATTTAAGAACACTCTCAAACACACAATATTTTTCAAATTTTCTATATGGAGGGAAGAATATTAGAAAAGAAACTAGAAATAATAAAAGTCCTAATATAATTCAAAATTTTATTTCTGTCCACGTTTTACTTAACAAAAGCATGGTTaattttttggggtgtcacataggGTCACCGCTAAGAGGGTGACCAGATTGGTGATCCTTTCTTGATCAAAAAGTTGGTGGAGATTGTTTTGGAAGATCAGCTTCCTCAGCCTAGGATCATATCATGTCCCTTGGGCCTGGTTGGCATTGAAGTCGGTTTATCGTCTggcttcccaggaggtgagccacccACAGTACCTTGTACCATCAATAACTTCTTATAAGAATTCTATGGGTATGTTAGCATTTCAAATGGTTTATGCAACATCATGTAATCTACCTTGAAGATAAAACATAAAGCATATTGTCCTGTTAAACAACAAAATAATGATTCGGATTGGCTCGGGAGAAAATGTTACTTGACATGAGTGCTTTAGGTGAATGTCAGAATTAATCTTATGAAAATACTAAGATGTTTGACAAGTGTTGGCCACTGACCACAATACTTTTTTTGCTCACGCAAGCATAAAcactgaagatgttcaccgacaccACTTCATAGACTCCAGTGTAATTACAACCAATTAAAACATAAAGAGTGCAGTTAAAAGGTTGACATGACAAATACTAAGCGTTCATTCAACACCACATAGATGCTCCTCTACTGAAATGCCCACGGGTTCTCCCTGCGGATCTTCTCCTCGTCCTCTGGCAAGTAGTCGTTCTCGATGTTGAAGAAATTACGGATCTCCTCTGGAGGTTTGCCACTAATCATGTCTGCAGCAGTCTGGCAAGTCAGGTCCAACAACCCCTTGATGTCGAGGTAACTTGCAGCCTGAGAGGGGGCAGAAAGAACCATAGGGTGTCAGAGAGAAGCATTAATGGCTATAGAACATGGATAATTAGATAGATCGTCTTGCATTAAGATGTGTTACAAGCTAATAAAACACAAAACAACACATGAAGTGACCTATCATGTGAGAGAGAAGCATTAATATATGTAGCATAATCATAAAACATAAAACAACACATGAAGTGACCTATCATCTGATGTTTCTGCATGTTAATCACATAAAATTTGCTGGCACAATGATAGTGCATTTGGTAAGTTCACACTGATCATAATAAAGCTTCATAGGTTACACATAACAATGACATACACATATCAATGAAACATATCAGATCACAAGATGATACCCTAACCTATTTACTAGGATTTTGTATGGCCGACCAATGTGTACATCACTAATAAATCATAGTCATGTATAATCTAAACCTAATCTAGTCCAATCGAATCGAACCAAATCTACCTTGATTATTGTACGAGGAGTCCATCCAATCTAATATAAACAGTAGCAAGACGGGCAAGCCCAATCTAGATTCGAGTGCCAAAAGGGGAACATCAAGAAAAAGTAGATCTAGAAAAACTAAATGGTCGAATTGAAGGATATCATACCTTGATGAGTTCGAAGAGGGTGTCAGGGTCGACGTTGATGAATTCTGCGTCCCAGATCTTGAGGTCCTCGGCTAGGGCGGCAGGAGCCATGGTGTCAGACGCAGTAGCACCTGTGGCTCCACTAGAGACGTCAACTGTCTTGGCCAggacatgtttattgcaatactcgATGACCTTGGAGAGGACCTTGGAGTTGATGTTGGGTATCGAAATGCCTTTGTCGGCGCAGTCATCCTCGATCATGTGGCGGATGGTCTGCCACTCCATGGTGACTGCCTCCTCCACCTCGAACTCCTCGCCATCGGCCGACTTGAGCATTATCATCTTCTTCTCACATGCCTCTACGGTCGCCATCTGCTGGATCTGGGCTAAGGTGGGGGCGGATGAATTGGGGATTGGGGAAACCCTAGAAACACAGCGGCGGTGACGACGGCAGAGGAGAGGAAAAGATGGGAGATTTAGTTGTTGTGGGGTGGGCTGGGCTAGGTTCTAGGGGAATTTATTTATTGAGGCGGGGCAACACATGAATGGACACCTATCTATCGTACATCACAAGGAAACGAAGACAAGTACTACCAAACCAAATCGAACCAAATTTGGACGGGATTTGTTTTATGAGATCTATAGGAGCAAGGGTCCGAGTACATATtccaccgtccgatctatatctagcgCATGCAAGGCCAGCGGTTGCACTTTTACAAAAAGGCTTCCGCCACTCCGCTCTTTTCTTTTGCACAAAACCACTTTGTCTCCCCATGCAACCTCATCCCTCCCCCAACGTCCTCCAGCCAGTCGTGGATCCCGATCTAGCATGGTGGGCACCACACCATCCCGCGCCCCAATGCCACACATGCCTCCTCTTTATCGCGGTCGCCCACCACCACCAGGACCCCCTTCTCCGGCCATCTCCTCTATGCCATTCCTCGTCTCCTCCAATGCCGACCTTTGCAAGTACGTGACCAACGTTGTAGTTCCTCGATGCATCGTGAATGTCCTCCTCTGTTCCAACAGCCCCACcacccaccatcaccaccacctccccttcctcctcctcggcagtGGTAGCGGCTAGGCGAAACCCCAGCAGGGTGAGGAAGAGGAaacatggtggtggtggaagatagGAAAGATGGATGATTTTGTTGTTGTAAGATGGGTTGGGCTTCTAGGGTCCGGGTTGGGATATTTAATGGGGGAGGGTCAGCAACGCCTGGTAGGATAGAGTGTCGGACCTCACAAGGAAGTGACCCAAATTTGGACCATGTAGATGGATTAAACATTTATCAATGTTAAATCATGGGACATAGTTGTATTGTGGTTTCCTAATTTGGCTTCTGCCTGAGCACTAAAGTTTGTCATAGACACAATTTAAGTTTCTATATAGGAGAAGATTGTACTTATGATAAAAAGTGCTCATTGCAAATATCCTAGACATGTTAAATATATGATTCAAAGAAGAAATGCGGAATTCATTGGTCTCCTTCTACCATCAAATATTATGCAATAATATTCAATGCTTTGGTGGATTGGGGATTAGGGAAAACCCTAGTGCGATAGTGGTGGCGGTGGAAGAGAGGAAAGATGGGcgctttgtgaaggaaatatgccctagaggcaaaaagttattatttatttccttatatcatgataaatgtttataattcatgctagaatagtattaaccggaaacataatacatgtgaatacatagacaaacagagtgtcactagtatgcctctacttgactagctcgttgaccaaagatggttatgtttcctaaccatagacatgagttgtcatttgattaacgagatcacatcattaggagaatgatgtgattgacttgactcattccgttaccTTAGCACTCGATcgattagtatgttgttattgctttcttcatgacttatacatgttcctatgactatgagattatgcaactcccgtttaccggaggaacactttgtgtgctaccaaacgtcacaacgtaactgggtgattataaaggtgctctacaggtgtcttcaaaggtacttgttgggttggcgtattcaagattaggatttgtcactccgattgtcggagaggtatctttgggcccactcgataatacacatcacttaagccttgcaagcattgcaactaatgagttagttgcaggatgaggtattacggaacgagtaaagagacttgccggtaatgatattgaactaggtattgagataccgatgatcgaatctcggtcaagtaacataccgatgacaaagggaacagcgtatgttgttatgcggtttgaccgataaagatcttcatagaatatgtgggagccaatatgagcatccaggtttcgctattggttattgaccggagacgtgtctcggtcatgtctacatagttctcgaacccgtagggtccgcacgcttaaagttcgatgacggttatattatgagtttatgtgttttgatgtaccgaagaagttcggagtcccggatgagatcggggacatgacgaggagtcttgaaatggttgagacataaagatcgatatattggacgactatattcggactttagaaaggttccgagtgattcgggtatttttcggagtactggagagttacgggaattcgccggggagtatatgggccttattggaccatatgggaatagaggagagaggccaaaaggaaggaggcctgcgcccccctctggtccgaattggacaaggggtgcagcccccttttccttctccctctcctctttccttctctcctactccaacaaggaaaggtggagtcctactcccggtaggagtaggactcccccttggcacgcccttctcctaggccggccgcctccccccttcctcctttatatacaggggcagggggcacctctagacacacaagttgatcaagttgatcgcctcttagccgtgtgtggtgcccccctccaccatagtccacctcgataatattgtagcgatgcttaggcgaagccctgcgtcggtagaacatcaacatcgtcaccacgccatcgtgctgacgaaactctccctcaacactcggctggatcggagttcgagggacgtcatcgggctgaacgtgtcctaaactcggaggtgccgtacgttcggtacttgatcggtcggatcgtgaagacgtacgactacatcaaccacgttgtgctcacggttccgcttacggtctacgagggtacgtggacaacactctcccctctcattgctatgcatcaccatgatcttgcgtgtgcgtaggaatttttttgaaattactacgttccccaacagtggcatccgagccaggttttatgcgttgatgtaatatgcacgagtagaacacaagtgagttgtgggcgatataagtcatactgcttaccagcatgtcacactttcgttcggcggtattgttggatgaagcggtccggaccgacattacgcgtacgcttacgcgagactggttctaccgacatgctttgcacacaggtggctggcgggtgttagtttctccaactttagttgaaccgagtgtggctacgcccggtccttgcgaaggttaaaacagcaccaacttgataaactatcgttgtggttttgatgcgtaggtaagaacggttcttgctaagcccgtagaaaccacgtaaaacttgcaacaacaaagtagaggacgtctaacttgtttttgcagggcatgttgtgatgtgatatggtcaagacatgatgctaaattttattgtatgagttgatcatgttttgtaaccgagttatcggcaactggcaggagccatatagttgtcgctttattgtatgcaatgcaatcgccctgtaatgctttactttatcactaagcggtagcgatagtcgtagaagcataagattggcgaaacgacaacgatgctacgatggagatcaaggtgtcgtgccggtgacgatggtgatcatggaggtgctttggagatggagatcacaagcacaagatgatgatggccatatcatatcacttatattgattgcatgtgatgtttatcttttatgcatcttatcttgctttgattgacggtagcattataagatgatccctcactaaattatcaaagtataagtgttctccctgagtatgcaccgttgcgaaagttcttcgtgctgagacaccacgtgatgatcgggtgtgataggctctacattc
It encodes:
- the LOC119297104 gene encoding SKP1-like protein 1; the protein is MATVEACEKKMIMLKSADGEEFEVEEAVTMEWQTIRHMIEDDCADKGISIPNINSKVLSKVIEYCNKHVLAKTVDVSSGATGATASDTMAPAALAEDLKIWDAEFINVDPDTLFELIKAASYLDIKGLLDLTCQTAADMISGKPPEEIRNFFNIENDYLPEDEEKIRRENPWAFQ